A single region of the Pseudomonas mandelii genome encodes:
- the urtA gene encoding urea ABC transporter substrate-binding protein encodes MKRRSLIKAFTLTASIAAMGMTWTVQAAETIKVGILHSLSGTMAISETSLKDMALMTIDEINAKGGVNGKMLEPVVVDPASNWPLFAEKGRQLLTQDKVAVVFGCWTSVSRKSVLPVFEELNGLLFYPVQYEGEEMSPNVFYTGAAPNQQAIPAVEYLMSEEGGSAKRYFLLGTDYVYPRTTNKILRSFLHSKGVADKDIEEVYTPFGHSDYQTIVANIKKFSAGGKTAVISTVNGDSNVPFYKELANQGLKATDVPVVAFSVGEEELRGIDTKPLVGNLAAWNYFESVENPANKKFVADWKAYAKKHNLPGADKAVTNDPMEATYVGIHMWAQAAEKAKSTDVDKVREALAGQTFAAPSGYTLTMDKTNHHLHKPVMIGEIQADGQFNVVWQTEGPIRAQPWSPFISGNDKKPDYAVKSN; translated from the coding sequence CACGGCAAGCATTGCCGCGATGGGCATGACCTGGACCGTCCAGGCCGCCGAGACCATCAAGGTCGGTATTCTGCACTCGTTGTCCGGGACCATGGCGATCTCCGAAACCTCGCTCAAAGACATGGCGCTGATGACCATCGACGAGATCAACGCCAAGGGCGGCGTGAACGGCAAGATGCTGGAACCGGTGGTCGTGGACCCCGCGTCGAACTGGCCGCTGTTCGCGGAAAAGGGTCGTCAGTTGCTGACCCAGGACAAGGTCGCCGTGGTGTTCGGTTGCTGGACGTCGGTGTCGCGTAAATCGGTGTTGCCAGTGTTCGAAGAACTCAACGGCTTGCTGTTCTACCCGGTGCAATACGAAGGCGAAGAGATGTCGCCGAACGTGTTCTACACCGGTGCCGCGCCGAACCAACAGGCGATCCCGGCGGTGGAGTACCTGATGAGCGAAGAAGGCGGCAGCGCCAAGCGTTACTTCCTGTTGGGCACCGACTACGTTTACCCGCGCACCACCAACAAGATTCTGCGCTCGTTCCTGCACTCCAAAGGCGTAGCGGACAAGGACATCGAAGAGGTCTACACCCCGTTCGGCCACAGCGATTACCAGACCATCGTGGCCAACATCAAGAAATTCTCGGCCGGTGGCAAGACAGCGGTCATTTCCACCGTCAACGGCGACTCCAACGTGCCGTTCTATAAAGAACTGGCCAACCAGGGCCTGAAAGCCACCGACGTTCCGGTTGTAGCGTTCTCGGTCGGCGAAGAAGAACTGCGCGGCATCGACACCAAACCGCTGGTGGGCAACCTCGCGGCCTGGAACTACTTCGAGTCGGTCGAGAACCCGGCGAACAAGAAATTCGTGGCCGACTGGAAAGCCTACGCGAAGAAACACAACCTGCCGGGCGCCGACAAAGCGGTGACCAACGACCCGATGGAAGCCACTTACGTGGGCATCCACATGTGGGCGCAAGCGGCTGAGAAAGCCAAATCCACCGACGTCGACAAAGTCCGCGAAGCGCTCGCCGGCCAGACCTTTGCCGCGCCGTCGGGTTACACGCTGACCATGGACAAGACCAACCACCACCTGCACAAGCCCGTGATGATCGGCGAAATACAGGCCGACGGTCAGTTCAACGTCGTGTGGCAGACCGAAGGGCCGATCCGTGCCCAGCCTTGGAGCCCGTTCATTTCGGGTAACGACAAGAAGCCGGATTATGCGGTGAAGAGCAACTGA
- the urtB gene encoding urea ABC transporter permease subunit UrtB, protein MPTALYRLIFALALLLPMAAHSGDAEDFVAANPVQQAKLLESWAAQPDPARIELINALQQGELTVDGQAKTLRLNNRLRGLIDTALASHQLLAADAKIRLAAAQQLQKSAKPAQLKFLDQQLAGEKDETVHAALSLALANLQLVDTDPAVRLAAVRLLGETGDPLARTRLESLLEPGIETDANVRTAAETSLAQVKRKLLIGEILGQAFSGMSLGSILLLAALGLAITFGLLGVINMAHGEMLMLGAYSTYVVQLMFQRFAPQAIEFYPLIALPVAFFVTAAIGMALERTVIRHLYGRPLETLLATWGISLMLIQLVRLVFGAQNVEVANPAWLSGGIQVLPNLVLPYNRIVIIAFALFVVVLTWLLLNKTRLGLNVRAVTQNRNMAACCGVPTGRVDMLAFGLGSGIAGLGGVALSQIGNVGPDLGQSYIIDSFLVVVLGGVGQLAGSVMAAFGLGIANKILEPQIGAVLGKILILALIILFIQKRPQGLFALKGRVID, encoded by the coding sequence ATGCCCACCGCCCTTTACCGCTTGATCTTTGCACTCGCGCTCTTACTGCCGATGGCCGCGCATTCCGGCGACGCCGAAGACTTCGTCGCCGCCAATCCCGTGCAGCAAGCCAAGCTTCTGGAGTCCTGGGCTGCGCAGCCCGATCCTGCCCGCATCGAACTGATCAACGCCCTGCAACAAGGCGAGTTGACCGTCGACGGCCAAGCCAAAACCCTGCGCCTGAACAATCGTCTGCGGGGTCTGATCGACACCGCGCTGGCCAGCCACCAATTGCTCGCCGCCGACGCCAAAATCCGTCTGGCCGCCGCGCAGCAATTGCAGAAAAGTGCCAAACCGGCCCAGCTGAAATTCCTCGACCAACAACTGGCCGGCGAAAAAGATGAAACCGTCCACGCAGCCCTGAGCCTGGCGCTGGCCAACCTGCAACTGGTCGACACCGACCCGGCCGTGCGCCTCGCGGCGGTGCGCCTGCTCGGCGAAACAGGCGATCCGCTGGCCCGCACCCGCCTCGAAAGCCTGCTGGAGCCGGGCATTGAAACAGACGCCAACGTGCGCACCGCTGCCGAGACCAGCCTGGCCCAGGTCAAACGCAAACTGCTGATCGGCGAAATCCTCGGGCAAGCGTTCAGCGGCATGTCCCTGGGCTCGATCCTGCTGCTCGCCGCCCTCGGGCTGGCGATCACCTTCGGTTTGCTCGGCGTGATCAACATGGCCCACGGCGAAATGCTGATGCTCGGCGCGTACTCGACCTACGTGGTGCAGCTGATGTTCCAGCGCTTTGCCCCGCAAGCCATCGAGTTCTACCCGCTGATCGCGTTGCCGGTGGCGTTTTTCGTCACTGCCGCAATCGGCATGGCGCTGGAGCGCACGGTGATTCGTCACCTCTACGGCCGCCCGCTGGAAACCCTGCTCGCGACCTGGGGCATCAGCCTCATGCTGATTCAGCTGGTGCGTTTGGTGTTCGGTGCGCAGAACGTCGAAGTGGCCAACCCGGCCTGGCTCTCGGGCGGGATTCAAGTGCTGCCCAACCTCGTGCTGCCGTACAACCGCATCGTGATCATCGCCTTCGCCTTGTTCGTGGTCGTGCTGACCTGGCTGCTCCTGAACAAGACGCGCCTGGGTTTGAACGTGCGCGCCGTCACCCAGAACCGCAACATGGCCGCGTGCTGCGGCGTGCCGACCGGGCGGGTCGATATGCTCGCGTTCGGCCTCGGCTCGGGCATCGCCGGGCTCGGTGGCGTAGCGCTCAGCCAGATCGGCAACGTCGGCCCGGACCTTGGCCAGAGCTACATCATCGACTCGTTCCTGGTGGTGGTGCTCGGTGGTGTCGGTCAGTTGGCCGGTAGCGTCATGGCCGCCTTCGGCCTGGGCATCGCCAACAAGATTCTCGAACCGCAGATCGGCGCCGTGCTCGGCAAGATCCTGATCCTCGCGCTGATCATTCTGTTCATCCAGAAGCGTCCGCAAGGCCTCTTCGCACTGAAAGGACGGGTGATCGACTGA
- the urtC gene encoding urea ABC transporter permease subunit UrtC codes for MNQPLMLTASQKVGPKVTIAVGAVILVLLLALPLLSLLSPDSVFHVSAYTLTLVGKILCYAIVALALDLVWGYAGLLSLGHGLFFALGGYAMGMYLMRQASGDGLPAFMTFLSWTELPWYWTGTSSFLWSMCLVVLAPGLLALVFGFFAFRSRIKGVYFSIMTQALTFAGMLLFFRNETGFGGNNGFTNFRTILGFGITEPGTRSVLFFATVVLLVASLFIGWRLAQSKFGRVLTALRDAENRLMFCGYDPRGFKLFVWVLSAVLCGLAGALYVPQVGIINPSEMSPTNSIEAAVWVALGGRGTLIGPLLGAGVVNGMKSWFTVAFPEYWLFFLGALFIVVTLYLPKGVIGLLKKRGEQ; via the coding sequence ATGAACCAGCCTCTGATGCTCACGGCCAGCCAAAAGGTCGGTCCCAAAGTCACCATCGCTGTTGGCGCGGTGATTCTGGTTCTGCTGCTGGCGTTGCCACTGCTCTCACTGTTGTCGCCGGACAGTGTGTTCCACGTCTCGGCCTACACCCTGACGCTGGTGGGAAAAATCCTTTGCTACGCCATCGTCGCCCTCGCCCTCGATCTGGTCTGGGGTTACGCGGGGCTGTTGTCCCTCGGCCACGGCCTGTTCTTCGCCCTCGGCGGCTATGCGATGGGCATGTACTTGATGCGCCAGGCCTCAGGCGATGGCTTGCCGGCGTTCATGACCTTCCTGTCGTGGACCGAACTGCCGTGGTACTGGACCGGCACCAGCAGCTTTCTCTGGTCGATGTGCCTGGTGGTGTTGGCGCCGGGGTTGCTGGCGTTGGTGTTCGGGTTTTTCGCCTTCCGTTCGCGGATCAAGGGCGTGTATTTCTCGATCATGACCCAGGCCTTGACCTTCGCCGGGATGCTGCTGTTTTTCCGCAACGAAACCGGGTTTGGTGGCAACAACGGCTTCACCAACTTCCGCACCATTCTCGGCTTTGGCATTACCGAGCCGGGCACGCGCTCGGTGCTGTTTTTCGCCACGGTGGTGTTGCTGGTGGCGAGCCTGTTTATTGGCTGGCGCCTGGCGCAGAGCAAGTTCGGCCGGGTGCTGACCGCGTTGCGCGATGCGGAAAACCGCCTGATGTTTTGCGGCTACGACCCGCGGGGTTTCAAGCTGTTTGTCTGGGTCTTGAGTGCGGTGCTGTGTGGTCTGGCTGGCGCACTGTACGTGCCGCAAGTCGGAATCATCAACCCGAGTGAAATGTCGCCGACCAACTCCATTGAAGCGGCCGTATGGGTGGCCCTCGGTGGTCGCGGCACGCTGATCGGTCCGCTGCTCGGCGCCGGTGTGGTCAACGGCATGAAGAGCTGGTTCACCGTGGCATTCCCCGAATACTGGCTGTTCTTCCTCGGCGCACTGTTCATCGTCGTGACCTTGTACCTGCCCAAAGGCGTGATCGGTCTGCTGAAAAAGAGAGGTGAGCAATGA
- the urtD gene encoding urea ABC transporter ATP-binding protein UrtD encodes MRVTATAEFMLEPAFFPVEPNKDAGSSRDAIGLGQRVGPGLDTRHGTILTLEDISVSFDGFKALNALNLYIGVGELRCIIGPNGAGKTTLMDVITGKTRPSHGKAWFGETLDLTSMSEVQIAQAGIGRKFQKPTVFEALSVFENLELAQKTDKSVWASLRARLSGEQKDRISEVLETIRLTASVNRPAGLLSHGQKQFLEIGMLLMQDPQLLLLDEPVAGMTDAETEFTAELFKSLAGKHSLMVVEHDMGFVGSIADHVTVLHQGSVLAEGSLEQVQENERVIEVYLGR; translated from the coding sequence ATGAGAGTCACTGCGACGGCTGAATTCATGCTCGAACCGGCATTTTTTCCTGTGGAGCCCAACAAGGACGCCGGCAGCAGCCGCGATGCCATCGGCCTCGGGCAACGTGTCGGCCCTGGCCTGGACACACGCCACGGCACGATCCTGACCCTGGAAGACATCAGCGTCAGCTTCGATGGCTTCAAGGCGCTCAACGCTCTGAACCTGTACATCGGCGTCGGCGAATTGCGCTGCATCATCGGCCCCAACGGCGCGGGCAAGACCACGCTGATGGACGTCATCACCGGCAAGACTCGCCCCAGTCACGGCAAAGCCTGGTTCGGTGAAACCCTGGACCTGACGTCGATGAGCGAAGTGCAGATTGCCCAGGCCGGCATCGGCCGCAAGTTCCAGAAGCCGACGGTGTTCGAAGCCTTGAGCGTGTTCGAGAACCTGGAGCTGGCGCAGAAAACCGACAAGTCGGTGTGGGCCAGCCTGCGGGCTCGCCTCAGTGGCGAACAGAAAGATCGCATCAGCGAGGTGCTGGAAACCATTCGCCTGACGGCCTCGGTCAATCGCCCGGCGGGTCTGTTGTCCCACGGCCAGAAGCAGTTTCTGGAGATCGGCATGCTGCTCATGCAAGACCCGCAACTGCTGCTGCTCGACGAGCCGGTGGCGGGCATGACCGATGCCGAGACCGAGTTCACCGCCGAACTGTTCAAAAGCCTGGCCGGCAAGCATTCGCTGATGGTGGTGGAGCACGACATGGGTTTTGTCGGCTCGATTGCCGACCACGTCACCGTGTTGCACCAGGGCAGCGTGCTGGCCGAAGGGTCGCTGGAACAGGTGCAGGAAAACGAGCGTGTAATCGAGGTTTATCTCGGAAGATGA
- the urtE gene encoding urea ABC transporter ATP-binding subunit UrtE: MLQVDKLHQYYGGSHILRGLTFDVKVGEVTCLLGRNGVGKTTLLKCLMGLLPAKEGAVNWEGKPITTFKPHQRVHAGIAYVPQGREIFGRLTVEENLLMGLSRFPGSEAKEVPAFIYELFPVLLQMKQRRGGDLSGGQQQQLAIGRALASRPRLLILDEPTEGIQPSVIKEIGVVIKKLAARGDMAILLVEQFYDFAAELADQYLVMSRGEIVQQGRGENMEAEGVRGLVTI, encoded by the coding sequence ATGCTGCAAGTCGACAAACTGCACCAGTATTACGGTGGTAGCCACATCCTGCGGGGCCTGACGTTTGACGTGAAGGTCGGTGAAGTGACGTGCCTGCTGGGGCGCAACGGCGTGGGCAAGACCACCCTGCTCAAATGCCTGATGGGTTTGCTGCCGGCCAAGGAAGGCGCAGTGAACTGGGAAGGCAAACCGATCACCACGTTCAAGCCGCACCAGCGGGTGCATGCCGGGATCGCCTATGTGCCTCAGGGCCGCGAAATTTTCGGCCGCCTGACCGTGGAAGAAAACCTGCTGATGGGCCTTTCGCGATTTCCTGGTTCTGAAGCCAAGGAAGTGCCGGCCTTCATATACGAGCTGTTCCCGGTATTGCTGCAAATGAAGCAACGGCGTGGCGGTGACTTGTCCGGCGGCCAACAGCAGCAATTGGCGATTGGTCGCGCACTGGCCAGCCGTCCACGGCTGTTGATTCTCGATGAGCCCACCGAAGGCATCCAGCCGTCGGTGATCAAGGAGATCGGCGTGGTGATCAAGAAGCTCGCGGCCCGGGGCGACATGGCGATTCTGCTGGTCGAGCAGTTCTACGATTTCGCCGCCGAACTGGCCGACCAGTACCTGGTGATGTCCCGCGGCGAGATCGTGCAGCAAGGTCGCGGCGAAAATATGGAAGCCGAGGGTGTACGCGGTCTGGTTACGATCTAA